tcacattctaattGACAAAACCTTATATTCtttcaataaattttcattccAGTTAAAAAATTTTTAGTTGTATTGAaattagcttgtctattgcatGCTTTTGTTGTGTTGGCCTGACGGGGTGCCCTCCCTGAGGTGGTCAGCAACATCAAAGGACTGTTAGACTTTCTTGGGGAATTAGGCTGGCTGGAGTAATCCATagccgtttcaggtatcacacaaaataggcgctcagacgtcgagttgcggaaaaCGGCCCCCAAATACCAATACCAATGCTTTTGTTAAAAATTGCATCCAAATgtggtttttcaaaaaggtgcttacATGGTTTTCCGTATAAGGTGACAATATTTCACTTTGGAATATTGACTGTTCTGCATGTCTTATGTCCACATATCTGATGTTACCTGTAATAGTACTGGCTAAGCACCGTTATAATAGTTGATATGGACTGTATGCTGGATTTCAAAAggcataaaacattttttgggACATCTATTGGTGATTCTTTGAATTTGCCTTTTTTAGTTTCCAAGACTGGCCTATTAATTCAAAAACTATGATGTTACATAATAATACTCTACTAAATAGTCAAATAGCTACTGTTAATTGAATTTggatgtttttaatttagtatTGTAACAATACAAGAGGTAATTTCTAAGAACCACCATATTGGGGCAACTGGCAACTTCTGAAGCATTTAGTGTTATAAAATGAGGGTATTTTTGAAAGAGTAGACAAAGTCAAGAGAAACTTAAAAagtctatttaataaatattattggaTTTGCTGGTCTTCCTAGGGTAAGCAGTGAATGGGACACCCTGTTCACACAATACATGTCAATAGCCTTAGCTGGTTggcatttattttcagaccaaAGAAAATTTCCATTCCACTTTTCTTGCTTTTGTACTATGTAAGAACCCACCGCACACTGTTTAAGAATTCTATGTTATTTACGCATTTCTATTTAAggtaattatttgtttataataggtatattatctgGTTGAATCTATTATAATAGAGTGATACTATAGTATCAAGTACAAAAACTGTTTTACTTACTTGTTTAAGGCACAAAATATAGGCTTAATTGAATGTAATTCACTGATACCAATGTGTACATTAGTTAGGTAAGTTAAGAGgcatttgttttataataattgtttcatGTGGaggtaaattacattttatggcactgcattatgtattttattttccttaTATGTTTGAAACATTGCTGTTGCTATGGTGCGTGATTCATATGAAAatagtatataataaattaaaatgctcTTAGACTAACATGTCatgttgattttattatttcttagatttaaacataataaaaatcttatacatTTAACAGATCCTTAAATATATCTGAGAATGAAGGATATATTGATCACCTGTATTTATGTTTGATTTGTtcacttaaaattaattactaTGCCTTTCCACAACATTTCCTTCTGGGTGTCCAAAGTACGCTTTCCAGCACATTTTTACAAACAAACCCGTTTCAACCACACCAGGGATCATCTTGATTGCAGAATTTACTTTTTCCCAGTCTAAATCTTGGTTTGTAAAATGCCAATCAAGGATAAAGTTCCCATTGTCAGTGACCACTGGTCCAGCCTTGGCCACAGCACTGCGCAACTTCACATCTCCACCGTACATGGCAACTACTTTATTTTTGATAGGAACATAAGCCATTGGGACTACTTCAATTGGTATTCCTTTTTTGTATCTGTCACCTAACTTAGTAGAATCTTTTGTATAGTCAGCAATGACAATCATCTTTTTAGAGCAGGATGCAACAATTTTTTCTTGAAGGAGACAACCACCACCTCCCTTGATCAGAGTCATGTTGGCATCTACTTCATCAGCACCGTCGATAGTCACGTCTATTACAGGATTGGTGTCGAGTTCACCCAGAGTAAGGTTATGTTTAACAATCAGCTGTTTGGCTTGGAAAGAAGTAGGAATGCAGGTAACCTTCAATTCTTCAGTTTCAACCCGTTCTGCCAACCGTTGTACAGCATATACCACAGTGGAGCCGCTGCCGACGCCGAAAATACAATTGTTTGCAACAAATTCATCTACCGCTAAGTAAGCGGCTACTTGTTTAGCTTGTTCCAAAGACATCTTTGCTCTCACACCGCTATGTAAACGTAGACCTGTATAGCTCAAACTTCTGCAACTAACTAGTTTCACTACTGtcttcaaaaacataaattaatagTATTTATAGACatgaatttatatttgtaatgtaataggtaggtaggtacgcaCGCGCGATTTTCCTTATCGTATCACCACAGATATTAGAAACGTACCACACCACTCAGATGGTTTTGTTTAGGTGATTGAGAATATGAATTGGACGTTCGATGCTAGTAATAAGAACCAAAATGCACTGTGCTAGATTGACAGCGGATTCTGTGTGACATTTTGGGATACGCTCGTTTTATCGCACAAAGTCATAGAGGTTATCTCAACTGGATGTAGTAATAGTAACGTAATAGAATCATTGTTCTTGTTGGTAAGTGGTTGATAGTGGCACTAAAAACCGTAGTTAGCAATAAAGCAAATTGTTGagatagtattattttattacacttaTAAAGGAACAATAACAGCGAAGAAATTAAAACGAAACGAACAACCAATTACATTTGCATTTTCTCAAAATGAAatttaagaaaataggtatcCATGCCAGGATAATTCAATTTACTACTAGACTAGCGCGATGTTTAAGTAAGTACGAGCAGGTACCTAACAGAGCATTGAAGAATCAATTATCTCATGCGGGAAGGACAAAGAAGAGTGTGGGGAAAAATGTAGTTAGATTACCCGCCACGAAAGAATTCCCGCGCATTtcaatggaactaaatgacaagccATAATAACTACGTGTAGATGTTGGgaccagcgccgcggccgcaGGACTTTTTTCGTGGTACGGTGTTCATCATGAtcatgattataaaaaaataaaatatcttcggATTTTTAAAAAGGGTCGTCTTTACGTACGAACACAGAAGGGGgataaattgaaaattaaaattaaaacacggCAACTAAGTCATCTAGATAGTTTTATATTGAATACAATCGAAACACAATCCACATTacctgttataatatatattaatatattataaatgcgaaacttATTCTGTTACCTGTTACCTTTgcacgcttaaaccgctgaacctatttagatgaaatttggtatggagatagtttgagtCGACAATTCCCACCTGTTGTGGGATCAAACTACGCTAAGGAACATAAAGTATAATACTTCCTACTTACTAACAGCCACCATCCGTCAGTTAGATACCAGGTTTAGTTTAATTGTTAGATTCTTGGGAATCTATAGTGCCTAATTCTTCAGCCAATGCTTTCAGATCTTTTAGCATTATATCCTGATCAGTAAGCAAGTTGTTAACCAAAGAGATATGCGACGTTAAATCTAGAGACTCAACTTTACATAGAGGCTTTTGGATGTCTTCCTTATGTGAGGAATCTGATTCAAGTGTTACCCTTGATACGTTTACTTGGGATCCGAATTTATACTCTGAACAAACATAACCAATTTTTCGAGAATCAGCTTTATTTTTCTTCCCTGTACTAGTACTAGTAGTAATGGGTTTACTTTTCGGGCatctttgatattttttcagTTCCTCTGTGAGTCCTTCTAAGTTGGCTTCCAAAATACTCAATTTGTTTGTCAGGTATCGATTCTTTTGTTCAAGTTGTACACACTTCTCATGTTCATTTCGATGGTCCGCATAATATTGTCCACAACACAACATAATTTCCTTCAACTGCATTATAACTGGCAAGTCATTCGTATGCACTTGTTCGTTGcgtattttctttaattctttGTAACCCAGTTCGATGAAATTGCTTAAATGCTCATATTTTTCGTTAATCGCATGATATTCCAAGTTTAATTTTTGAATCATTTGTGCGTTTTCGGCGTTCTTTTTCAGTAAGCTCACCGATTCGTTCCTAACATGACTTAGGCGGCTATTTAACGAGTGGCATTCAGTTTCTTTTGCTGACATTACTGTTTTTGCAATCactgtaacaaaaaatactcgtatttatacttacttacgctTACAAACTAGATAGATAGGCACTAACGAATACCTAAgtactatttattacttatgtatTCAATTGTCTAGCAGTAGaagcttttttttaacgtgacttattgtagatttaccgcagatggcattaactacttggtcggacaaatggggagcgctgaaggctctcacctggtacaagcTCCACCCTAAGTGATGTTTAGGTATTGCAAAACGATattgaaaaatacttttatgtcaagaaataattttgtaagtaggtacttaatacttACTACATGCTGTATTGAGATTTTCTTTAAGACTTTTGAtttgctttctttttttaactaGCTTGGACTTGTAGCCATCCGATTCCTCTGCCGTTTCATCTGACGTATTAGAACTTTGGAATCTGGAATTCATCAACAGCAGGATTTTGAAAACTGGCCGAACTGAATGTCTAAAGCCATTTGCGAGACAGTAATTTATGAACTAAATAATAAGCTTGTTTATGTAATTATACGTATAAGTATGGgtacttataatttttttgtttactttgatGACCATTTATATGATTATAGATAAGTCTCTTGTTTTATGCGCATTGCGTACTCTTAATTTGTTGCAAGTTTCATCCTCGTAACTaaataatgaaaagaaaatagtttaaaaataattaatgaaaaggtacttctgtatttcctgtgcTATGCTGGCAAGTGCCTCTTTCATTTCAGACACATTCATAATTTCATTGCAAGTGCTGTCCAGACAACTCATCAATACACTGTCGTCGCCAGGTTTATAAGAACTAGACATAGTGATTGGGAACTTAATTACAAAGgttcataatataatttataaaataaaatttaaaattgtaaagaataaaaataatataaaatgtatataatgttTGTAAATTTCAGTCACAGTGACAGACGTAGAGTGATGATCatgttttaattttcttttaaagtaTTAGAAGTTGGACTCCTTCTTTTTGTCCGGccgccggccaagtagttaatgccacctgcggcaaaccggcaaatctacaataagtcacgtcaaaaaaaggacaTGTTTCTTTTATGAATTTGTCAGTAAGTAATAGAGGTTTCATTATACTCTGTCTGTTCAATCGTTCTAAAGGTCCATGGAGGTCCGTATTGCTCTATGGTCCTAAAGCATATTTTGGCATTTCCTGTTTGGCTTTCACGACAATCTTGCGCAGTCGATCTATGCGGCGGATGCGATGTGTTTCTCTAATTCAATCATCCGATTCAAACAGGCTGTAGAGTACTTCGTACACCAGTTTTAG
The genomic region above belongs to Pectinophora gossypiella chromosome 4, ilPecGoss1.1, whole genome shotgun sequence and contains:
- the LOC126366533 gene encoding ribose-5-phosphate isomerase, yielding MFLKTVVKLVSCRSLSYTGLRLHSGVRAKMSLEQAKQVAAYLAVDEFVANNCIFGVGSGSTVVYAVQRLAERVETEELKVTCIPTSFQAKQLIVKHNLTLGELDTNPVIDVTIDGADEVDANMTLIKGGGGCLLQEKIVASCSKKMIVIADYTKDSTKLGDRYKKGIPIEVVPMAYVPIKNKVVAMYGGDVKLRSAVAKAGPVVTDNGNFILDWHFTNQDLDWEKVNSAIKMIPGVVETGLFVKMCWKAYFGHPEGNVVERHSN
- the LOC126366430 gene encoding uncharacterized protein LOC126366430, producing the protein MIQKLNLEYHAINEKYEHLSNFIELGYKELKKIRNEQVHTNDLPVIMQLKEIMLCCGQYYADHRNEHEKCVQLEQKNRYLTNKLSILEANLEGLTEELKKYQRCPKSKPITTSTSTGKKNKADSRKIGYVCSEYKFGSQVNVSRVTLESDSSHKEDIQKPLCKVESLDLTSHISLVNNLLTDQDIMLKDLKALAEELGTIDSQESNN